The Juglans regia cultivar Chandler chromosome 2, Walnut 2.0, whole genome shotgun sequence genome includes a window with the following:
- the LOC109001064 gene encoding rust resistance kinase Lr10-like, producing the protein RSITLWRQRPSHPISFPAYHTRQPDHCSFPGFTLSCTDSNQTLLELPISVKLFVKKINYKTQVIQLYDPNLCFPRELRGLDLSSSPFQFLFHEQDYYPRGYGLFNCSQSTDQRNDILRISCLSGPTHQVYSLGLYDDQSLMELPISSCTKMYNIRNVPEGAVTGDANVLHLKWSTPDCRHCEQRGENCGILKNNSSTDESKTECFPRQRNHAKGTPTKLEIVGAILGSFLLVLLVFAIYRVYRYDKVEKENQAKIEMFLEDYRNLKPSRYTYSDIRRNTNEFADKLGQGAYGTVFKGKLSNEIYVAVKILNTSKGKGEEFLNQVGTMGTIHHVNVVRLVGFCADGFRRALVYEFLSNNSLDKFISSVDVKNQFLGWDKLQDIAIGIAKGIEYLHQGCDQRILHFDIKPHNILLDQNFNPKISDFGLAKLCSKDQSAVSMTTARGTMGYIAPEVFSRDFGNVTYKVDVYSFGMLLPEMVGGRKNTEVTKENISQVYFPEWIYNCLEQKEDFRVFVEDDGDAQIAKKLAIVGLWCIQWHPMKRPSMKVAVQMLEGGDNLIMPPNPFATTATTRTNARIPAMDFRQELQVIPESE; encoded by the exons AGATCAATTACCTTGTGGAGGCAAAGGCCCAGCCATCCGATTTCCTTTCCGGCTTACCACACGAGACAACCTGACCACTGTAGCTTTCCTGGGTTTACTCTTTCCTGCACTGATTCAAACCAAACACTGCTCGAACTGCCCATTTCGGTGAAGCTCTTTGTCAAGAAGATTAACTATAAAACTCAGGTTATTCAACTTTATGACCCAAATCTCTGCTTCCCAAGAGAGCTTAGGGGACTCGATCTATCTTCTTCGCCTTTCCAATTCCTATTCCACGAACAAGATTACTACCCTCGTGGCTATGGCTTATTCAATTGTTCCCAAAGTACAGATCAGAGAAATGACATCCTCAGGATCTCTTGTCTGAGTGGCCCTACCCACCAAGTTTACTCCTTGGGTTTATATGATGATCAATCGTTAATGGAGTTGCCCATATCGTCTTGTACAAAGATGTATAATATTCGGAATGTTCCTGAAGGTGCAGTGACGGGCGACGCTAACGTTCTTCACTTGAAGTGGTCCACTCCAGACTGCAGGCATTGTGAACAGAGAGGCGAGAATTGTGGAATTTTGAAGAATAATAGTAGCACTGATGAATCAAAAACTGAGTGCTTCCCCAGACAAAGAAATCATGCCAAAG GCACACCGACAAAATTAGAGATTGTTG GTGCCATTTTGGGTTCATTTTTGTTGGTACTGTTGGTCTTCGCAATCTACCGTGTCTATAGGTATGATAAAgttgagaaagaaaatcaagCAAAGATCGAAATGTTTTTGGAAGATTACAGAAACTTAAAGCCCTCAAGATACACGTATTCTGATATTAGAAGGAATACAAATGAATTTGCTGATAAGTTAGGCCAAGGAGCTTATGGAACAGTGTTTAAAGGAAAGCTTTCCAACGAAATCTATGTTGCGGTGAAGATTCTGAACACTTCTAAAGGAAAAGGGGAGGAATTCTTAAATCAAGTGGGAACAATGGGTACGATCCACCATGTCAATGTTGTTCGCTTGGTTGGTTTTTGTGCCGATGGATTTAGAAGAGCCttagtttatgagtttttatCAAATAACTCTCTAGACAAGTTCATATCTTCGGTAGATGTCAAGAATCAATTTCTTGGTTGGGACAAGCTACAAGACATTGCCATTGGAATTGCAAAAGGAATTGAGTATCTTCACCAAGGGTGCGACCAACGAATTCTTCATTTTGACATCAAACCTCATAATATTTTGCTAGACCAAAACTTCAATCCAAAAATTTCTGATTTTGGTCTTGCTAAGTTGTGCTCTAAAGACCAAAGTGCAGTATCCATGACCACGGCCAGAGGAACCATGGGTTACATTGCACCAGAAGTGTTCTCTAGGGATTTTGGAAATGTGACTTATAAAGTTGATGTTTATAGTTTCGGAATGTTGTTGCCAGAAATGGTCGGAGGCAGGAAAAATACAGAGGTTACAAAAGAGAATATTAGCCAAGTTTATTTTCCAGAATGGATCTATAATTGTTTAGAGCAAAAAGAAGACTTTCGAGTCTTTGTTGAAGATGATGGAGATGCTCAGATTGCAAAGAAACTCGCAATTGTAGGGCTCTGGTGCATCCAATGGCACCCAATGAAACGTCCCTCAATGAAAGTTGCAGTTCAAATGTTGGAAGGAGGGGACAATTTGATCATGCCTCCTAATCCCTTTGCCACCACAGCTACCACAAGAACCAATGCAAGGATACCGGCAATGGATTTTCGTCAAGAGTTACAAGTCATACCAGAATCAGAATAA